In Phaseolus vulgaris cultivar G19833 chromosome 10, P. vulgaris v2.0, whole genome shotgun sequence, a single genomic region encodes these proteins:
- the LOC137818729 gene encoding protein LURP-one-related 15-like, which translates to MQNQQQRPSAIINPKYCAPYNVDLVIVRKVLALADSFSVTDVNGKMVFNLSASLMTLHDHRVLVDAAGEPIVTLHRKMTTTHDRWQVFRGESTEMKDLIFSVKRSYFFQLKTKLDVFLAKNTKEEVCDFKVKGSWFERSCVVYAGESLTIVAQMNKRHTAESMAFGKDSFMVTVYPNIDYAFIVALILILDEINQDKRQS; encoded by the exons ATGCAAAACCAACAACAACGACCTTCCGCTATCATCAACCCGAAGTATTGTGCTCCATATAATGTTGACCTAGTAATTGTGAGAAAGGTCTTGGCGTTAGCTGATAGTTTTTCCGTCACCGACGTTAATGGCAAAATGGTCTTCAACCTTAGTGCCTCTCTCATGACCCTCCACGACCACCGTGTCTTGGTTGACGCCGCCGGCGAACCCATTGTCACACTACATCGGAAG ATGACGACAACTCATGATCGGTGGCAAGTTTTTCGAGGTGAAAGCACGgagatgaaggatttgatcTTTAGTGTAAAGAGATCGTACTTTTTCCAGCTAAAGACAAAATTGGATGTGTTCTTAGCTAAGAATACTAAAGAAGAAGTTTGTGACTTTAAGGTGAAAGGAAGCTGGTTCGAACGATCTTGTGTTGTTTATGCTGGTGAATCTCTCACCATTGTTGCCCAG ATGAATAAGAGACACACTGCTGAAAGCATGGCGTTTGGGAAAGATAGTTTCATGGTTACAGTGTATCCAAACATTGACTATGCATTCATAGTGGCACTGATTCTGATTCTTGACGAAATTAATCAAGACAAGAGACAATCTtag